One region of Jatrophihabitans cynanchi genomic DNA includes:
- a CDS encoding sugar ABC transporter substrate-binding protein: MKVHHRTTIAPLHVTTEGQSAMHGRKSVVLVAAAVLALTACSSSKNSTPADSSSDSGVSTPSGSGAAAPAKHYNFGASVIGTAFPAVVSFDNGLKAAAATQNVTLTIADGGAKADKQVNDLHDFTSRGVDAIIVNPLDSVSIEAPVKAALAAGIPVAEFGQIGKGTDCAYPGTVGSVGYDENGWAKKEGEETMKLLPNGGNVAILSGLAGLASTKIRDDVYKQTIAAQSNIKVVADQPGDFAADKARAAMENILQAHPDLDLVYAADDTMAVAAVQAIKAAHRLDKIKVIGIGGSKAAMASIKAGEMTATVWSSLEVAGQDIIKMLVDHINGTNTAMGQCIQLPQVLVDSSNIAEYADKGQF; this comes from the coding sequence ATGAAAGTTCATCACCGCACCACCATCGCACCACTCCATGTCACAACAGAAGGGCAGTCGGCTATGCACGGAAGGAAGTCGGTCGTACTCGTCGCCGCCGCAGTTCTGGCGTTGACGGCCTGCAGCAGTTCCAAGAACTCCACCCCGGCAGACTCGAGCTCAGACAGCGGTGTCAGCACTCCTTCGGGATCCGGCGCCGCGGCGCCCGCAAAGCACTACAACTTCGGCGCTTCGGTGATCGGAACCGCATTCCCGGCAGTCGTGTCCTTCGACAACGGCCTCAAGGCTGCTGCCGCAACCCAGAATGTCACGTTGACCATCGCCGACGGTGGCGCCAAGGCCGACAAGCAGGTGAATGACCTGCATGACTTCACGTCGCGTGGGGTCGACGCAATCATCGTGAACCCCCTCGACAGCGTGTCGATCGAGGCGCCCGTGAAGGCGGCACTTGCAGCAGGCATCCCGGTGGCCGAATTCGGGCAGATTGGCAAGGGCACGGACTGCGCGTACCCGGGCACCGTCGGCAGCGTGGGCTACGACGAGAACGGCTGGGCGAAGAAGGAGGGCGAGGAGACGATGAAGCTGTTACCCAACGGCGGCAACGTGGCCATCCTCTCCGGTCTGGCAGGCCTGGCCTCGACCAAGATCCGGGACGACGTCTACAAGCAGACCATCGCCGCGCAATCCAACATCAAGGTCGTTGCCGACCAGCCCGGCGATTTCGCAGCGGACAAAGCCCGTGCAGCCATGGAGAACATCCTGCAGGCTCACCCGGATCTCGACCTCGTCTACGCCGCTGATGACACCATGGCCGTCGCGGCCGTTCAGGCCATCAAGGCCGCCCACCGTCTGGACAAGATCAAGGTAATCGGCATCGGCGGTTCAAAGGCGGCCATGGCCTCGATCAAGGCCGGCGAGATGACGGCCACGGTGTGGAGCTCGCTCGAGGTCGCCGGTCAAGACATCATCAAGATGCTTGTCGATCACATCAACGGCACCAATACCGCTATGGGGCAGTGCATCCAGCTGCCGCAGGTACTGGTCGACTCGTCCAATATCGCCGAGTACGCCGACAAGGGTCAGTTCTAG
- a CDS encoding PucR family transcriptional regulator, giving the protein MSKPEEELNNTRRTGVSAALPIRTLVRETNLGLQVVGDAAIGGRSISWVYVSELPNPGPWLDGGELVLTMGQWLRNGTSTAEDYVRRLVECGAGALAVLAAADQGELPTFPEVPAEIVEAANRHDLPLLRVPGEVTFLAVTKTIAYALASQSAAMLSEAVEAQELLARDAVGPGGLRSLLSRLGELLDSWVLVSGPTGEVIHRSETLAASHAHTVLDDLGSRAGTRTQVVPLLAAGESVVAYRLQAADRYKGHLILGRRAALTTPERRMAIVAASLLALLLDRDERVHEISTRLQDSYARALLTSDHDTANRLSSVLGVQVPSGLVHVVSVSSRLPGEATRTAAFHAARDQLYSTLVAAESSTGVLVLDGDSGNAADLLRPVLDHVPDLIVAISEPAPITAIEAAYRKASAALREAQSHDQRLVDLSAAGKRRLIDFIPPADATAFAEDLLRPLREYDQTQGGSLIRSLATWLENFGQWEPASSALGVHRHTLRHRIGRIEDILGLSLNAVESRMELWAALQITGYESSPT; this is encoded by the coding sequence ATGTCCAAGCCGGAGGAAGAACTCAACAACACGCGCCGTACCGGAGTGAGTGCCGCGCTGCCGATCCGCACCCTTGTGCGGGAAACGAATCTCGGGCTGCAAGTCGTGGGCGACGCCGCAATCGGCGGTCGCTCGATCAGCTGGGTGTACGTCAGCGAACTCCCCAATCCCGGGCCGTGGCTCGACGGTGGCGAGCTCGTCCTGACCATGGGCCAATGGCTGAGGAACGGAACCAGCACGGCCGAGGACTACGTTCGCCGGCTGGTCGAATGTGGCGCCGGGGCGTTGGCCGTCCTAGCCGCCGCCGATCAAGGAGAGTTGCCCACCTTCCCCGAGGTGCCCGCCGAGATCGTCGAAGCCGCCAACAGGCACGACCTGCCGTTGCTGCGCGTCCCCGGTGAAGTCACGTTCCTCGCCGTCACGAAGACGATCGCCTACGCACTCGCGTCGCAGAGCGCGGCGATGCTCTCCGAAGCCGTCGAAGCGCAAGAATTGCTCGCGCGCGACGCCGTCGGTCCCGGCGGCCTGCGTTCCTTGCTGTCCCGCCTTGGTGAGCTGCTGGACAGCTGGGTCCTGGTCAGCGGGCCGACAGGCGAGGTGATCCATCGCAGTGAGACCCTGGCGGCGTCCCACGCACACACTGTGCTGGACGATCTGGGTTCTCGTGCGGGGACGAGAACCCAGGTAGTGCCTCTGCTCGCCGCCGGCGAATCCGTAGTGGCCTACCGTCTGCAGGCTGCGGATAGATACAAGGGACACCTGATACTGGGTCGTCGCGCTGCCCTGACCACGCCCGAACGGCGAATGGCCATCGTGGCCGCAAGCCTGCTGGCCCTCCTACTCGATCGCGACGAGCGCGTCCACGAAATCAGCACCCGGCTCCAGGACAGTTATGCCCGAGCCCTGCTGACCAGTGACCACGATACGGCCAACCGACTCTCGAGCGTTCTCGGCGTTCAAGTCCCATCGGGGCTCGTACATGTCGTGAGTGTCAGCAGCCGCCTCCCGGGCGAGGCCACTCGCACCGCCGCGTTCCACGCCGCGCGCGATCAGCTTTACAGCACGCTCGTCGCCGCTGAGAGCAGCACCGGCGTCCTCGTGCTCGACGGCGATAGCGGTAACGCGGCCGACCTACTGCGACCCGTACTCGATCACGTACCCGACCTCATCGTCGCAATCTCGGAGCCAGCGCCCATTACTGCCATCGAAGCGGCCTATAGGAAGGCAAGCGCGGCATTGCGCGAAGCGCAAAGTCATGACCAGCGGCTCGTGGACCTATCGGCCGCGGGAAAGCGCCGCCTGATCGATTTCATCCCGCCTGCCGACGCGACCGCCTTCGCCGAAGACCTGCTTCGCCCGCTGCGCGAATACGATCAGACGCAGGGTGGTTCGCTGATCCGGTCGCTGGCAACCTGGCTGGAGAACTTCGGGCAGTGGGAACCAGCGTCTAGTGCACTAGGGGTGCACCGGCACACCCTGCGACATCGAATAGGCCGAATCGAGGACATCCTCGGGCTCTCCCTCAACGCCGTCGAAAGCCGAATGGAACTATGGGCCGCACTCCAGATCACTGGTTACGAATCAAGCCCGACCTAA
- a CDS encoding sugar ABC transporter ATP-binding protein → MVLVKRLTQTFDQTVLRDRTTVSVEVAPAHSSTSAAQSGMPTRAWSDAVLAVREVTKRYGGVVAVDAVTFELRRGEILALAGENGAGKSTIIGIMAGARRPDAGEICVEGELVQFARPSDARARGIGVVYQEAALVPHLTVVDNVFLGREPRSRWSHRINRRAIRREYAELCRQTGIELVGTRTAATLSVAERQLVQILRVVAIDARIIILDEPTAALSPEDRSRMFDLLQRLRVERGASFILVSHFLDELEQHCDRAVVLRNGRVAGEIAERPVGARVLARMMARDRILESGDVELPPAADAEPTIDRGTGQPVVLKITGLRALGAPPVDLQLHRGEVVGLAGLVGSGRTELLRAVALARGRTGGDVHLNGVAIHTPRHAVRNGLLLLPEDRRSGLLMDWSLWRNVSLASLRRTSAGGFLRPRAERRRAVEFLDRLSVKAASPDAKVSTLSGGNQQKVAFARVLAAEAPVALLDEPTHGIDVHTKAEILAIIRGLAGQGKAFIVVAAEFGDLLAVCSRILTLHKGAVINEHDLALGSPTVDDLLFEAATGRVSSMEDR, encoded by the coding sequence ATGGTGCTGGTCAAACGTTTGACTCAAACGTTTGACCAGACAGTATTACGAGACAGGACGACGGTGTCGGTGGAAGTCGCTCCAGCGCACAGCAGCACGTCGGCTGCGCAGTCGGGTATGCCGACCCGTGCCTGGTCGGATGCGGTACTCGCCGTCCGGGAGGTCACCAAACGCTACGGCGGGGTTGTCGCGGTCGACGCCGTTACCTTCGAACTGCGGCGCGGCGAGATACTCGCGCTGGCCGGTGAGAACGGTGCCGGTAAGTCGACGATCATCGGGATCATGGCCGGTGCGCGTCGGCCGGACGCCGGTGAGATTTGCGTCGAAGGCGAACTGGTTCAATTCGCCCGCCCGTCCGACGCCCGGGCTCGCGGCATCGGCGTTGTCTACCAGGAGGCAGCGCTCGTCCCGCATCTCACCGTCGTCGATAACGTCTTCCTCGGTCGCGAGCCGCGCTCACGGTGGTCGCACCGAATCAATCGACGCGCCATCCGCCGGGAGTACGCCGAGCTGTGTCGTCAGACCGGCATCGAGCTCGTCGGGACCCGAACCGCGGCCACCCTCTCAGTGGCGGAACGGCAGTTGGTGCAGATCCTGCGCGTGGTCGCGATCGATGCCCGGATCATCATCCTGGACGAGCCCACTGCTGCGCTTAGCCCGGAGGACCGCAGCCGCATGTTTGACCTGTTGCAGCGCTTGCGCGTGGAGCGTGGGGCCAGTTTCATCCTCGTCTCGCACTTTCTGGACGAGCTCGAGCAGCACTGCGATCGTGCCGTGGTCCTGCGCAACGGGCGGGTGGCCGGCGAGATCGCAGAGCGTCCAGTCGGCGCGCGTGTCCTGGCTCGCATGATGGCACGCGACCGCATCTTGGAGAGTGGCGACGTTGAGCTACCCCCGGCTGCGGACGCCGAGCCGACGATCGACCGGGGGACCGGGCAACCTGTCGTCCTCAAGATCACCGGGCTGCGGGCACTGGGCGCTCCCCCCGTCGACCTGCAGTTGCACCGGGGTGAGGTAGTGGGTCTGGCCGGCCTGGTGGGTAGCGGTCGCACCGAACTCCTACGGGCCGTCGCTCTGGCTCGGGGCCGCACCGGTGGCGACGTTCACCTCAACGGTGTAGCCATTCACACGCCGCGTCACGCCGTCCGAAATGGCCTTCTGCTCCTGCCCGAGGATCGGCGCTCCGGCCTGTTGATGGACTGGTCGCTGTGGCGAAATGTCAGTCTCGCGAGCCTGCGCCGAACGAGTGCCGGTGGGTTTCTCCGTCCGCGCGCCGAACGTCGACGCGCCGTGGAGTTCCTTGATCGCCTCTCGGTGAAGGCCGCTAGCCCCGACGCCAAGGTCTCGACGCTCAGCGGGGGCAACCAGCAGAAGGTTGCCTTCGCTCGCGTGCTCGCGGCGGAGGCGCCCGTCGCTCTGCTCGATGAGCCGACGCACGGCATCGACGTGCACACCAAGGCCGAGATCCTCGCAATCATCCGGGGCCTCGCCGGGCAAGGCAAGGCGTTCATCGTGGTGGCCGCCGAGTTCGGCGACCTGCTCGCCGTCTGCAGCCGCATCCTCACGCTGCACAAGGGTGCCGTCATCAACGAGCACGACCTCGCGCTCGGCAGCCCGACCGTCGATGACCTGCTCTTCGAGGCGGCCACCGGCCGTGTCAGCTCCATGGAGGACCGATGA
- a CDS encoding Gfo/Idh/MocA family protein, protein MLDVFIPIARACDLRIPPYHLRGVGIVGAGSIVGVAHLPAYRRAGVPVRGVVDLDPAKAQSLADRFGVARVRDLGELLADPLVEVIDIAVQPSAQPAIARRALKAGKHVLAQKPLAEDSEQAAELVDVASSHGRALVVNHQMRYGEGMAASRAMAEAGWIGELTAVLFDVNISTDWSAWPWLLGSARLDLMYHSIHYFDSIRALLGTPERVFCAAGRRPGQLADGETRTMTTFMYADGRRAHVNVNHENIVGDYEARFRIDGSAGGVRGTVGLLYDYPHGRPDTVEVNSSVLPTDGWLPYPVTTRWIPDAFAGPMRALLAEVAEGTSAPTTGLDALQTLRVVEACYASVASGQVEPVEAA, encoded by the coding sequence ATGCTCGATGTTTTCATACCGATCGCGCGAGCCTGCGACCTGAGAATTCCCCCCTATCACCTGCGCGGCGTCGGGATCGTTGGGGCCGGATCGATTGTGGGCGTAGCCCATCTGCCTGCCTACCGGCGCGCGGGCGTACCGGTGCGCGGCGTCGTCGATCTCGATCCCGCGAAGGCACAGTCGCTCGCCGATCGGTTCGGCGTTGCTCGGGTGCGCGATCTGGGCGAACTGCTTGCCGACCCGCTCGTCGAAGTCATCGACATTGCCGTGCAGCCGAGCGCACAGCCCGCCATCGCGCGGCGCGCCCTGAAGGCAGGTAAACACGTCCTTGCGCAAAAGCCCCTGGCGGAGGATAGCGAGCAGGCCGCCGAACTGGTCGACGTCGCGTCGTCGCACGGGCGTGCGCTGGTGGTGAATCACCAGATGCGTTACGGCGAAGGCATGGCCGCGAGCCGGGCGATGGCCGAGGCGGGTTGGATCGGTGAACTTACCGCCGTGCTGTTCGACGTGAACATCAGCACTGACTGGAGTGCCTGGCCGTGGCTGCTGGGCTCGGCCCGCCTGGACCTGATGTATCACTCGATCCACTACTTCGATTCGATCCGTGCGCTGCTCGGGACCCCCGAGCGGGTGTTCTGCGCGGCGGGGCGGCGGCCGGGCCAGCTCGCTGATGGCGAGACGCGCACCATGACGACCTTCATGTACGCGGACGGCCGGCGGGCGCACGTCAACGTCAATCACGAGAACATCGTCGGTGACTACGAAGCCCGCTTCCGGATTGACGGATCGGCCGGCGGAGTACGGGGCACGGTGGGCCTGTTGTACGACTATCCGCACGGTCGGCCCGATACTGTCGAGGTGAACAGTTCGGTGCTGCCGACCGACGGCTGGCTGCCGTACCCCGTCACCACACGCTGGATCCCTGACGCGTTCGCAGGCCCCATGCGGGCGCTGCTGGCCGAAGTCGCCGAGGGCACAAGTGCACCGACGACGGGCCTCGACGCGCTGCAGACGCTAAGGGTCGTCGAAGCCTGCTACGCCTCGGTGGCAAGCGGCCAAGTCGAACCGGTCGAAGCCGCGTGA
- a CDS encoding LacI family DNA-binding transcriptional regulator codes for MSPARPRARQGEDATRRATIADVAQLARVDPSVVSRVINSDDRLVIKAETRTRVLDAIRELRYHPNAAARSLRTSQSGTFGLLIPDFTNPIYAEIITGAERAATERDALLLVGSAIETRPERYVEMLASGRVDGLLLATDMMQPETIEAMARTGRPLVSVNQRIKGVKRTILADDEGASRIAVRHLFDLGHRRIAHLRGPESSDTARRRLAGYRKALVSCGIPESEAVVLPGGYTTDSGVSGVAELLTLARRPTALVIANIAAAVGAMSALREAGVRVPEDISLIAIHDIALAAHLAPALSTVSMPLTEMGAAGVAALSGDESEGTTVVKKPTELIERRSTAPLRSRAHSRSR; via the coding sequence GTGAGCCCCGCCCGTCCGCGCGCACGCCAGGGCGAGGACGCCACCCGGCGCGCCACCATCGCCGACGTCGCCCAGCTGGCGCGCGTTGACCCCTCGGTTGTGTCTCGCGTCATCAACAGCGACGACCGGCTCGTGATCAAGGCGGAAACCCGGACCCGCGTCTTGGACGCCATCCGGGAGCTGCGCTATCACCCCAACGCTGCCGCTCGTAGCCTGCGCACGTCGCAGTCGGGCACCTTCGGGCTGCTTATTCCCGACTTCACCAATCCGATCTACGCCGAGATCATCACCGGCGCCGAGCGCGCGGCCACCGAGCGCGACGCGCTGCTGCTGGTCGGTAGCGCGATCGAGACCCGGCCCGAGCGCTACGTCGAGATGCTCGCCTCGGGCCGGGTCGACGGACTGCTACTGGCGACCGACATGATGCAACCGGAGACGATCGAGGCGATGGCACGCACCGGCCGCCCGTTGGTCTCGGTCAACCAGCGCATCAAGGGTGTCAAGCGCACCATCCTTGCCGACGACGAGGGCGCCAGCCGGATCGCGGTGCGTCACCTGTTCGATCTGGGGCACCGTCGCATCGCGCATCTGCGCGGCCCCGAAAGCAGCGACACCGCGCGTCGCCGCCTGGCCGGTTACCGCAAGGCGCTGGTGTCCTGCGGAATCCCCGAGAGCGAGGCGGTCGTGCTGCCTGGCGGCTACACCACGGATTCCGGCGTCTCCGGAGTGGCCGAACTCCTCACCCTTGCTCGCCGACCCACCGCACTCGTCATCGCCAACATCGCGGCGGCGGTGGGTGCGATGTCGGCCCTTCGCGAAGCCGGAGTTCGGGTGCCTGAGGACATCTCATTGATCGCTATTCACGACATCGCCCTCGCCGCGCACCTCGCGCCGGCGCTGAGCACGGTGAGCATGCCGCTAACGGAGATGGGCGCCGCCGGAGTCGCGGCGTTGAGCGGTGATGAAAGCGAGGGAACTACGGTCGTGAAGAAGCCCACCGAACTCATCGAGCGTCGTAGTACTGCCCCGCTGCGTTCCAGGGCACACTCTCGCTCCCGATGA
- a CDS encoding ABC transporter permease gives MRRRLSGRALERYAQRYGVLVALVLVMSYVTARSPHFLTTANMLNMLDQSAVEGLLAVGMTTLMITGSFDLSIGSTLSLTGALTLGLAPSMGFPLAALVALAVGIVAGAVNGLIVVKAGINSLIVTLGSMSLIQGIVLIYSKGQTVAGESHTHGLGTFANDREWLPNGTWVMLIIALVMTFVLTRTTAGRYMQASGGNPDAADLAGINVDRYKVLAFVLMGALAAIGGMLYAGRLGSIDPTAGSGSELDVIAAVIIGGTSLMGGSGSIWRSLVGVFLLTVLGNGFNLLNIDPYYQYVVKGLVVILSVAIYTRRVRR, from the coding sequence ATGCGCAGACGCCTGTCCGGACGGGCACTGGAGCGCTACGCGCAGCGCTACGGCGTGTTGGTCGCACTCGTTCTGGTGATGTCGTACGTGACGGCACGGTCGCCACACTTCCTGACAACGGCGAACATGCTGAACATGCTGGACCAGTCCGCCGTTGAGGGGCTGCTGGCGGTCGGCATGACGACGCTGATGATCACTGGCTCGTTCGATCTTTCGATCGGCAGCACGCTCAGCCTCACCGGCGCGCTGACTCTCGGTCTGGCGCCGAGCATGGGATTCCCGCTGGCCGCTCTCGTCGCCCTCGCGGTGGGAATCGTAGCCGGTGCGGTGAACGGGCTCATCGTCGTGAAGGCGGGCATCAACTCCCTGATCGTGACGCTTGGCAGCATGTCGCTGATCCAAGGAATCGTTCTGATCTACTCCAAGGGTCAGACCGTCGCCGGCGAGAGCCATACGCACGGGCTGGGGACCTTCGCCAACGACCGCGAGTGGCTGCCCAATGGCACCTGGGTGATGCTGATCATCGCGCTTGTCATGACGTTCGTACTGACCCGCACCACGGCGGGACGGTACATGCAGGCCTCGGGCGGCAACCCCGACGCGGCCGACCTCGCCGGCATCAACGTCGACCGCTACAAGGTGCTCGCCTTTGTGTTGATGGGTGCTCTCGCGGCCATCGGCGGCATGCTCTACGCCGGCCGCCTCGGATCAATCGATCCCACCGCCGGATCGGGCTCCGAACTCGACGTCATCGCCGCCGTGATCATCGGCGGGACCAGCCTGATGGGCGGAAGCGGGTCGATCTGGCGCAGCCTCGTCGGCGTCTTCTTGCTCACCGTGCTGGGAAACGGCTTCAACCTGCTCAACATCGATCCGTACTACCAGTACGTCGTCAAAGGCCTCGTCGTCATCCTCAGCGTCGCGATCTACACGCGGCGCGTGCGGCGATGA
- a CDS encoding alpha/beta hydrolase family protein yields METLTRKAVQRVGADGRTREYQITVPESPRAVVLAFHPYGFDPEAVLDGEMPGLRLERPFPGLATPAARLGFAAVAPRGLGKVEPLAGTLGYPEHIDAAVEAAVATAEDLGGLPIVTLGVSLGGQETLLAAGRHSDAISGVCAVNPIVDLAAWYDDIVNLPISLLADIGVPAQVAEEVGGTPADVPELYLERSAVGYLDELSVVPVQVVWSPIDNLIPNGKTKHAGRLAKLLRERGAPVSERIVTNHPTEGQEPGRYAHESFDVWSSLGFLLDQLER; encoded by the coding sequence ATGGAGACGTTGACCCGGAAAGCGGTGCAGCGGGTCGGCGCGGACGGGCGCACCCGCGAGTACCAGATCACGGTGCCCGAGTCGCCGCGGGCCGTGGTGCTGGCATTTCACCCCTACGGCTTCGATCCGGAGGCTGTTCTCGACGGTGAGATGCCCGGACTCCGCCTCGAGCGACCCTTCCCGGGTCTGGCCACGCCCGCTGCCCGCCTGGGCTTCGCCGCCGTCGCGCCTCGTGGCCTTGGCAAGGTGGAACCGCTCGCGGGGACCCTCGGCTATCCCGAGCACATTGATGCGGCCGTCGAGGCCGCAGTCGCCACGGCCGAAGATCTTGGCGGGCTGCCGATCGTCACCCTCGGCGTTTCCCTCGGCGGCCAGGAGACACTCTTGGCGGCCGGGCGCCACAGCGATGCCATCAGCGGGGTTTGCGCGGTGAACCCGATCGTCGACCTTGCGGCGTGGTACGACGACATTGTCAACCTGCCCATTTCGCTGCTGGCCGACATCGGTGTGCCGGCCCAGGTCGCTGAAGAAGTCGGCGGGACCCCGGCCGACGTTCCGGAGCTGTACCTGGAGCGTTCGGCAGTCGGATACCTGGACGAACTGAGCGTGGTTCCCGTACAGGTCGTCTGGTCGCCGATCGACAACCTGATCCCGAACGGCAAGACCAAGCACGCTGGGCGGTTGGCTAAACTGCTTCGCGAACGCGGCGCACCAGTTTCGGAGCGAATCGTCACCAACCACCCCACTGAAGGCCAAGAGCCGGGCCGCTACGCTCACGAGTCCTTTGACGTGTGGTCGTCTCTGGGCTTCCTGCTCGATCAACTCGAACGCTAA
- a CDS encoding alpha-ketoacid dehydrogenase subunit beta: MPELNYAEAVNAALRRALAEWPETLLYGEDVAKPGGVFGVTRRLYREFGERVFDTPISESAIIGSAVGAAMMGRRPIVEIMWVDFTLVGLDQVINQAANVRYVSQGALTAPLTIRTQQGAVPGSCAQHSQSLEALFAHVPGIRVALPSTPQDAYDVLLSAIACDDPTVVIEARALYNGPRENVELDGPIAAVGGSRHRHRGEDITVLTWGAQTHNVVAAAAELDAEQIGLDVIEAVWLNPFDTPAVLDSVARTGRLMVVHEANVTGGFGAEVLARVAESGISLRSPACRVGLPDLRVPAAPGLSSAVLPSASSVAAAARTIIGSESVPWNAAGQYYDAR; encoded by the coding sequence ATGCCTGAGCTCAACTACGCCGAGGCGGTCAACGCCGCGCTGCGCCGGGCGCTCGCCGAGTGGCCCGAGACTCTGCTCTACGGCGAGGACGTGGCCAAGCCCGGTGGCGTCTTCGGTGTCACGCGGCGGCTGTACCGCGAGTTCGGCGAACGGGTTTTCGACACCCCGATCAGCGAAAGCGCGATCATCGGTTCGGCCGTGGGTGCCGCCATGATGGGTCGGCGGCCGATCGTCGAGATCATGTGGGTCGACTTCACCCTGGTCGGCCTGGACCAAGTGATCAACCAGGCCGCCAACGTCCGATACGTCTCCCAGGGCGCGCTGACGGCGCCGCTCACGATCCGGACCCAGCAGGGTGCCGTCCCTGGCTCGTGCGCCCAGCACTCGCAGTCCCTCGAAGCGCTGTTCGCCCACGTCCCGGGGATTCGCGTCGCCCTGCCGTCAACGCCGCAGGACGCCTACGACGTCCTGCTTTCGGCCATCGCGTGTGACGACCCGACGGTCGTGATCGAGGCGCGTGCTCTCTACAACGGACCGCGCGAGAACGTCGAGCTCGACGGGCCGATCGCGGCGGTGGGCGGGAGCCGGCACAGGCACCGTGGCGAGGACATCACGGTCCTCACGTGGGGCGCACAGACGCACAACGTGGTGGCGGCCGCCGCGGAGCTCGACGCCGAGCAGATCGGCCTGGACGTGATCGAGGCCGTATGGCTGAACCCGTTCGACACCCCCGCGGTGCTCGACAGCGTCGCCCGCACCGGCCGCCTGATGGTGGTCCATGAAGCCAACGTCACCGGCGGTTTCGGCGCCGAAGTTCTTGCGCGCGTGGCCGAGTCCGGAATATCGCTCCGTAGCCCGGCCTGCCGGGTCGGGCTGCCCGACCTGCGCGTCCCGGCTGCCCCGGGCCTCTCGTCGGCAGTCCTGCCGTCGGCGTCGAGCGTGGCCGCGGCGGCGCGGACGATCATCGGGAGCGAGAGTGTGCCCTGGAACGCAGCGGGGCAGTACTACGACGCTCGATGA
- a CDS encoding carboxylesterase/lipase family protein, giving the protein MDVEAVIPQGRIRGRRAAGVRSFFAIPYAAPPYGAHRFRAPQPPARWSDIRDCTTYGPTALKPPQPDVFEELLPDPDIAGEDCLTVNVWTPDDATDLPVLVWVHGGGYLTGSGAVPIYDGTAFARDGVVCVTLNYRLGVDGFAQLPNRPPNRGLLDVIAALEWVRENIAALGGDPTRVTLAGQSAGAMAVTTLLSMPRAQGLFVRVIAESGAGNHALTVHTAEHVTAALCRDLQVAPEADALAAVPMAALMAAVDALIARLPTDPDPRWDEVRQKAMVFQPVIDGSTLPALPIEGLQAGVGADLDLLTGTNTDEFTLWAVPTGLADALDDDALAGLLAALGADPPTAIEAYAAEGIGKSAALLYCDVMTDSAFWLPAIRAAEARSAGPGRTFIYEFTWPSPLYDGRLGATHALEVAFAFDNLSVDWARPLRGAHAPQSLADDLHGAFVAFIRDGDPGWSPYAQTREVGTFGAVRGVSIDPRARRRQTWAHGSLDAKR; this is encoded by the coding sequence ATGGACGTCGAGGCTGTCATCCCCCAGGGCCGAATCCGGGGTAGGCGCGCAGCGGGCGTGCGCAGTTTCTTCGCGATCCCATACGCGGCACCGCCGTACGGAGCCCATCGGTTCCGCGCGCCCCAGCCGCCGGCGCGCTGGTCGGACATCCGTGACTGCACCACCTACGGCCCCACCGCGCTCAAGCCGCCACAGCCCGACGTCTTCGAGGAACTGCTACCCGATCCTGACATTGCGGGGGAGGACTGCCTCACCGTCAACGTATGGACGCCGGACGACGCAACCGATCTCCCGGTGCTCGTGTGGGTACACGGCGGCGGTTACCTAACGGGCAGCGGAGCGGTTCCGATCTATGACGGCACGGCCTTCGCCCGTGACGGAGTGGTGTGCGTGACGCTCAACTACCGGCTCGGCGTCGACGGGTTCGCCCAGCTGCCGAACCGCCCCCCCAACCGCGGTCTTCTCGACGTGATTGCAGCACTGGAATGGGTGCGCGAGAACATCGCAGCCCTGGGCGGTGACCCGACTCGGGTGACGCTGGCCGGTCAGTCGGCCGGCGCGATGGCGGTGACCACGCTGCTCTCCATGCCTCGGGCGCAAGGGCTCTTCGTGCGCGTGATCGCCGAGAGCGGGGCGGGCAACCATGCGCTCACCGTGCACACGGCCGAGCACGTGACCGCAGCGCTGTGCAGGGATCTCCAGGTCGCGCCGGAGGCCGATGCGCTTGCGGCTGTGCCTATGGCCGCGCTGATGGCCGCCGTCGACGCCCTGATCGCCCGACTTCCGACCGACCCCGACCCTCGCTGGGACGAGGTGCGGCAGAAGGCGATGGTCTTCCAGCCGGTGATCGACGGCAGTACGCTGCCTGCGCTTCCGATCGAAGGCTTGCAAGCAGGCGTCGGTGCCGACTTGGATTTGCTCACCGGCACCAACACCGACGAGTTCACACTTTGGGCGGTGCCTACCGGTCTGGCCGACGCGCTCGATGACGACGCGCTGGCCGGGCTGCTCGCGGCGCTCGGCGCTGATCCGCCCACCGCGATCGAGGCTTATGCGGCCGAGGGCATTGGCAAGTCGGCGGCGCTGCTCTATTGCGACGTCATGACGGACTCGGCGTTCTGGCTGCCGGCGATCCGAGCGGCCGAGGCGCGCTCCGCCGGGCCCGGCCGAACGTTTATTTACGAGTTCACCTGGCCATCGCCGCTCTACGACGGGCGACTCGGCGCAACGCACGCGCTCGAGGTGGCCTTCGCGTTCGACAATCTCTCTGTGGACTGGGCCCGGCCGCTCCGCGGTGCGCATGCTCCGCAGTCGCTGGCCGACGACCTGCACGGCGCGTTTGTCGCTTTCATCCGGGACGGCGACCCGGGCTGGAGTCCCTATGCGCAGACGCGTGAAGTCGGTACGTTCGGCGCAGTGAGGGGGGTCAGCATCGATCCCCGCGCACGACGTCGACAGACCTGGGCTCACGGCTCGCTAGACGCGAAAAGATAA